One genomic region from Alosa alosa isolate M-15738 ecotype Scorff River chromosome 12, AALO_Geno_1.1, whole genome shotgun sequence encodes:
- the smarcad1b gene encoding LOW QUALITY PROTEIN: SWI/SNF-related matrix-associated actin-dependent regulator of chromatin subfamily A containing DEAD/H box 1b (The sequence of the model RefSeq protein was modified relative to this genomic sequence to represent the inferred CDS: substituted 1 base at 1 genomic stop codon), which yields MMRNNKGDTKHNVRTTRRRKDVHKDVSLTGAIVPETPESKRPSGPGSSCIVLDSDPGADTSDTDLSGSSLFKDKEQEQSDKNVIVLSDQSEETEDSADEVSPSSPQVSTKWSGESEAACKRKWEIDESQPSSDLLPRKKRKPSVTDDSENEGPEPTWKEQEDMVKKLQIHFPHLDKEGLRDVLHEHDWLYEDTLEALRMFSEEAEVPAENDAPSPKPSRRDVSPPSRSSITRTASQPTKATPKPTLEPSSPKRPHRTAEEVPQNGTRVLRKRNPRPVVSYDLDSDSDGGVAKAVSDFEALTSDSDSEGEGSQRLTAQTKQILDFFQEASMEELSLIEGCSAKKALKIVELRPFKNWRDLDKALSGGNGLSMELLAGCREVLRERDVVQRLMGHCEEIAQKMSRDVTQVLESGTGSMEQPRVLNDTFKLKPYQLVGLRWLTLLHQHNLSGILADEMGLGKTIQAIAFLASLYQEGNRGPHLIVVPASTLDNWVRELNLWCPSLEVLVYHGTAEERRFTRYEALNNMVEYNIIVTTYNKRXGTQVTEVCSIAEASGYAVFDEGHMLKNMNSLRYRHLMAINADHRLLLTGTPLQNNLLELMSLLNFIMPSMFSSSTAQIARLFSMNSSEGQSSFERKRITHAKLIMKPFILRRVKSEVLKQLPAKEESVEFCPMSAKQQQLYSALIRKLKGTTTNGEKRELTNAMMHLRKMANHPLLHRQYYTSERLTTMSKLMLNELTHRDSDPVLVKEDMEVMSDFELHRLCQQYSALRECKLGSDLLLDSGKLHFLTKLLASLKEEGSRVVLFSQFTMMLDILEIFLKHHSHRYIRLDGSTPMADRIGLIDEFNTDQDIFVFLLSTKAGGLGINLTSANVVILHDIDCNPYNDKQAEDRCHRVGQTRTVKVIRLISKDSIEDGMLRIGQKKLKLEQDMTACEGEEDNISDDMASLLKASLGL from the exons ATGATGAGGAATAACAAAGGAGACACTAAACATAACGTTAGAACTACCCGCCGGAGGAAGGATGTGCACAAAGATGTATCGTTAACTG GCGCGATTGTACCAGAGACCCCGGAGTCCAAACGGCCCAGTGGACCAGGGTCCAGCTGTATTGTGCTGGATTCAGATCCGGGGGCAGACACGTCTGACACCGACCTGTCGGGGAGCTCACTGTTCAAAGACAA AGAGCAGGAGCAGTCTGACAAGAATGTGATTGTTCTGTCAGATCAATCAGAAGAGACTGAAGATAGTGCAGATGAG GTGAGCCCCTCATCGCCTCAAGTCTCCACAAAATGGTCAGGAGAATCAG agGCAGCCTGTAAAAGGAAATGGGAGATAGACGAGTCGCAGCCGAGTTCTGATTTGCTCCCCAGAAAAAAGCGGAAGCCATCCGTG ACCGACGATTCAGAGAACGAGGGCCCAGAGCCCACCTGGAAGGAGCAGGAGGACATGGTGAAGAAACTGCAGATCCACTTCCCTCACCTGGACAAGGAG gGACTGAGGGATGTGCTGCATGAACATGACTGGCTGTATGAGGACACACTGGAAGCTCTGCGGATGTTCTCTGAAGAAG CCGAGGTGCCTGCGGAGAACGATGCTCCTTCCCCCAAACCCTCCAGGCGTGACGTGTCCCCTCCCTCACGGTCCAGCATCACACGGACGGCGTCCCAGCCCACTAAAGCCACGCCCAAACCTACGCTGGAGCCGTCCAGCCCGAAAAGACCTCACAGAACCGCAGAGGAGGTCCCACAGAACGGAACCAGAGTGCTGCGGAAACGGAACCCGCGGCCTGTGGTGAGCTACGACTTGGACTCTGACAGCGATGGTGGTGTAGCCAAGGCCGTCAGTGACTTTGAGGCGTTGACGTCAGACTCTGATTCGGAGGGCGAGGGCAGCCAGCGCCTGACCGCGCAGACGAAACAGATCTTGGACTTCTTCCAGGAGGCGTCCATGGAGGAGCTGTCGCTCATCGAAGGCTGCTCGGCCAAGAAGGCCCTGAAGATCGTGGAGCTCAGGCCTTTCAAGAATTGGCGAGACCTG GATAAGGCCCTGAGCGGCGGTAACGGGCTGTCGATGGAGCTTCTGGCGGGCTGCCGGGAGGTGTTGCGGGAGCGGGACGTGGTGCAGCGCCTCATGGGCCACTGCGAGGAGATCGCCCAGAAGATGAGCCGCGACGTCACCCAGGTGCTGGAGAGCGGCACAGGGTCCATGGAGCAGCCACGCGTCCTCAACGACAC gttcAAGCTGAAGCCGTACCAGCTGGTGGGACTGCGTTGGCTCACCCTGCTTCACCAGCACAACCTCAGCGGCATCCTGGCAGACGAGATG GGTTTGGGGAAGACCATTCAGGCCATCGCCTTCCTGGCCAGCTTGTATCAGGAGGGGAACCGCGGGCCACACCTCATCGTTGTGCCTGCCTCCACACTAG ATAACTGGGTGCGTGAGCTGAATCTGTGGTGCCCCAGCCTTGAGGTCCTCGTTTATCACG GCACGGCCGAGGAACGCCGCTTCACCCGATACGAGGCCCTCAACAACATGGTGGAATACAACATCATCGTGACCAC GTACAACAAGCGATAAGGAACTCAAGTGACAGAGGTCTGTTCAATAGCTGAAGCTTCTGGGTATGCTGTGTTTGACGAGGGCCACATGCTGAAGAACATGAACTCACTGCGCTATCGCCACCTCATGGCCATCAAC GCGGATCACCGGCTGCTGCTGACAGGCACGCCCCTGCAGAATAACCTTCTGGAGCTCATGTCCCTGCTCAACTTCATCATGCCCTCCATGTTCTCCAGCTCCACCGCCCAGATCGCCCGCCTGTTCTCCATG AACTCTTCTGAAGGGCAGAGCAGCTTTGAGAGGAAGCGCATCACCCACGCCAAGCTCATTATGAAGCCTTTCATCCTCAGACGCGTCAAGAGTGAG GTGCTGAAGCAGCTGCCAGCTAAAGAGGAGTCTGTGGAGTTCTGCCCCATGAGCgccaagcagcagcagctctaCAGCGCCCTCATCAGGAAGCTGAAGGGCACCACCACCAATGGAGAGA agcgtGAGCTGACCAATGCGATGATGCATCTGCGCAAGATGGCCAACCACCCGCTGCTGCACCGTCAGTACTACACCTCTGAGCGCCTGACCACCATGAGCAAACTCATGCTGAAC GAGCTGACCCACCGGGACTCGGACCCGGTCCTGGTGAAGGAGGACATGGAGGTGATGTCGGACTTTGAGCTGCACCGGCTATGCCAGCAGTACTCTGCTCTGAGGGAGTGCAAGCTGGGCTCTGACCTGCTGCTGGACTCCGGGAAGCTGCACTTTCTCACAAAGCTGCTGGCGTCCCTCAAAGAGgag GGGTCCCGAGTAGTGCTCTTCAGCCAATTCACCATGATGCTCGACATCCTCGAAATCTTCCTCAAGCATCACAGCCACCGCTACATCCGATTGGACGGCTCAACGCCCATGGCTGACAG GATTGGCCTGATCGACGAGTTCAACACGGACCAGGACATCTTTGTGTTTCTGTTGTCAACCAAGGCAGGGGGGCTGGGCATCAATTTGACTTCTGCCAACGTGGTCATCTTACACGACATCGACTGCAACCCGTACAATGACAAACAGGCAGAGGATCGTTGCCACCGCGTGGGTCAGACAAG
- the kcnn2 gene encoding small conductance calcium-activated potassium channel protein 2 isoform X3, which yields MESPLQLQNDFYPEQQQLQHCKYQHYCGRQERSISQQDRGCTCNNYDARKSLISHGTSPTPHGTLRTPSVSSLRQGCQLSACEFTPSSHGSSSRHHHHHHQQCHSRQRGSPASSRRESNSYKQIAMSSCRYNGGVMRPLSNLSSSRRNVHEFDSESQPLQPISTADASDTLASKPENNSTTLMPYASGDGGGGCSHSGNKSGKKKNQNIGQKLGHRRALFEKRKRLSDYALIFGMFGIVVMVIETELSWGAYGKESLYSLALKCLISLSTIILLGLIIIYHAREIQLFMVDNAADDWRIAMTYERIFFICLEILVCAIHPIPGNYTFTWTARLAFSYAPSKANADVDIILSIPMFLRLYLIARVMLLHSKLFTDASSRSIGALNKINFNTRFVMKTLMTICPGTVLLVFTISLWIIAAWTVRACERYHDSLDVTSNFLGAMWLISITFLTIGYGDMVPNTYCGKGVCLLTGIMGAGCTALVVAVVAKKLELTKAEKHVHNFMMDTQLTKRVKNTAANVLRETWLIYKNTKLVRKMDHARVRKHQRKFLQAIHQPRTSCTS from the exons ATGGAAAGCCCATTGCAGTTGCAGAACGATTTCTATccggagcagcagcagctccaacACTGTAAGTACCAGCACTACTGCGGACGCCAAGAACGCTCCATCAGCCAGCAGGACCGGGGTTGCACCTGCAATAACTACGATGCACGGAAAAGCCTAATTTCTCACGGGACGTCGCCTACCCCTCACGGAACTTTAAGGACACCGTCCGTATCGTCTTTGAGACAAGGCTGTCAGTTAAGCGCTTGCGAGTTCACGCCCTCTAGTCATGGTAGTTCATCCagacatcatcatcaccaccatcagcaGTGCCACAGTCGGCAGCGGGGCAGCCCGGCCAGCAGCCGCAGAGAGAGTAACTCTTATAAGCAAATAGCCATGAGCAGCTGCAGATACAACGGCGGCGTAATGCGGCCGTTGAGCAACTTGAGCTCGTCCCGCAGAAACGTACACGAGTTTGATTCGGAGTCCCAGCCGCTGCAGCCTATCTCCACTGCGGATGCGTCGGACACTCTAGCCTCTAAACCGGAGAACAACTCGACCACTCTTATGCCTTACGCATCGGGGGATGGAGGGGGTGGATGTAGCCACAGTGGCAACAAATCGGGCAAAAAGAAGAACCAGAACATTGGGCAAAAGCTTGGACACAGAAGGGCCTTATTTGAAAAGAGAAAACGGTTAAGCGACTATGCACTGATCTTTGGGATGTTTGGGATCGTTGTTATGGTCATAGAGACGGAACTGTCGTGGGGTGCATATGGAAAG GAGTCCTTGTATTCATTAGCTCTAAAATGCCTGATCAGCCTTTCAACCATCATTCTTCTGGGTTTGATTATCATATATCACGCCAGGGAAATCCAG TTGTTCATGGTGGACAATGCCGCTGATGACTGGCGGATAGCCATGACGTACGAGCGCATCTTCTTCATCTGTCTGGAGATCCTGGTGTGCGCCATCCACCCCATCCCCGGCAACTACACCTTCACCTGGACAGCGCGCCTGGCCTTCTCCTACGCGCCGTCCAAGGCCAACGCCGACGTGGACATCATCCTGTCCATCCCCATGTTCCTGCGTCTGTACCTGATCGCGCGCGTCATGCTGCTGCACAGCAAGCTGTTCACGGACGCCTCGTCGCGCAGCATCGGCGCGCTCAACAAGATCAACTTCAACACGCGCTTCGTCATGAAGACGCTCATGACCATCTGCCCCGGCACCGTGCTGCTTGTCTTCACCATCTCGCTGTGGATCATCGCTGCATGGACAGTGCGCGCCTGTGAAAG ATACCATGACAGCTTGGACGTAACCAGCAACTTCTTAGGAGCCATGTGGTTGATCTCAATCACGTTTCTAACCATCGGTTATGGGGATATGGTTCCCAACACATACTGTGGAAAGGGAGTCTGCCTCTTGACTGGGATTATG GGGGCGGGATGCACTGCtctggtggtggcagtggttgCAAAAAAACTGGAACTTACCAAAGCTGAAAAACATGTACATAACTTTATGATGGACACCCAGCTGACAAAAAGA GTGAAGAACACAGCTGCGAATGTACTCAGGGAGACATGGCTCATCTACAAGAACACCAAGCTGGTGAGGAAGATGGATCACGCCAGAGTCAGAAAGCATCAGAGGAAATTTCTCCAAGCCATTCATCA